DNA from Aliarcobacter butzleri:
ATTTTTGATAGTTTTAGGTATAATCTTGATTATTATAAGTGGATTATTAGTATCTACTAAAAAAAATTGAAGGATTTTTTAAATGTTAAAAATAATGACAGGACCATGTGTCCTTGAAGATAGAGATACAGTGATGAAAATCGCTGAAAAATTAAAACCTTTAAGTGAAGATAAAAGAGTAGAATTTTATTTTAAAGCTTCATTTGATAAAGCAAATAGAACAAGTTTAAGTTCATTTAGAGGACCAGGTCTTGATGAAGGACTAAAAATTTTTGAAGAGATAAAAAAAGAGTTTGGATATAAAGTTGTAACTGATATTCATGAGTCATACCAAGCAGCTCCTGCTGGAGAAATAATAGATATTTTACAAATTCCTGCTTTTTTATGTAGACAAACAGATTTACTCGTAGCAGCTGCAAAAACTCCTGCAAAAATAAATATCAAAAAAGGACAGTTCCTTGCAGCTGATGCTATGAAACATCCTGTTGAAAAAGTATTAAATACAAGAGGAATAGACGAAGTATCTTATGAAAACTCGCAAAAAGCTGGTGTTTGGCTTTGTGAAAGAGGAAATACTTTTGGATATGGTGCTTTAGTTGTGGATATGAGAAACCTTATACTTCTACGACAATATGCTCCAGTAATTTTTGATGCAACTCATAGTGTACAAATACCAAGTACTGGTGGAACAACAGGAGGAAATAGCTCTTTTGTACCATATATGGCAAGAGCAGCAGCAAGTGTTGGAGTAGATGGATTTTTCTTTGAAACACATATTGATCCAAAAACTGCAAAAAGTGATGGACCAAATATGCTACAAATTGATGATTTATATAAAACTATGAATGAGATTTTTGCAATCAAAGAAGCTTTAGGGTATAATTGATACCTTATTTTTAAACAAATTTTGGAGAAACAGATGAAAGTAATAGAAGGTGTTTTAAGACTTAAAGGAAATGAAAAAATTGCCGTTATAAATGGTAGATTTAATCACATAATAACAGATAGATTAGTAGAAGGTGCACGTGATGCTTTCAAAAGACATGGTGGGAATGAAGACAATTTAGATTTGATTTTAGTTCCAGGAGCTTTTGAAATTCCATTTGCTTTAGAAAAAGCATTATCAAGTGGAAAATATGATGCTGTTTGTTGTGTTGGTGCAGTAATAAGAGGAGCAACTCCACACTTTGATTACATTAGTGCAGAAGCTACAAAAGGTATTGCTACAGTTGGACTAAAATATGGGAAACCTGTATCAAATGGTGTTTTAACAACTGATACAATAGAACAAGCAATTGAAAGAGCTGGTTCAAAAGTTGGTAACAAAGGTGCTGAAGCTATGGTTACTATTATTGAAATGTTAGATTTATATAACGAAATGGGGAAATAATTTTGGCAACTAGAACACAAGCAAGAGAGTCTGTTATTGGTCTATTATATGCTTATGATTTAGGAAATGATGGTATTACTAAATTTGTAGATGAAATTTTAGAAGAGAAAAAAATAAGAAATAATCAAAAAGATTTTGCACTTAATTTATTTAATGGAACTATCAAAAATTTAAGCCAAATTGATGAAAATATAGTTTCAAACTTAAATCAAGGAACATTAAGTGATATAGGTTCTGTTGAAAAATCTATTTTAAGACTTGCAATTTATGAAATTTTATTTGAAAGTTTACCAAAAGCAATAATTATAAATGAAGCTATCGAACTATCAAAAAGATTAGCTAGTGATGGTGCTCCAAAATTTATAAATGGTTTACTTGATAAAATAGTAAAGGCTTAAAATGAATAAAGCTATGAAATTATGTGTATCTTTAGATTTAGAAACAGCTAAAGAAAATTTAGACCTTGTAAAACAGTTAAAAGATTTTGATGTATGGTTAAAAGTTGGGTTTAGAACTTATTTAAGAGATGGTAAAAAGTTTTTAGAAGAGTTAAAAGCTATAAATCCAAATTTTAAAATATTTTTAGATTTAAAACTATACGATATTCCAAATACAATGGCTGATGCAGCTGAAGATATATCAAAATTTGGAATAATTGATATGTTCAATGTTCACGCAAGTGCTGGAATTATTGCTATGAAAACAGTTATGGAAAGGATAAAAGATATTCCAAATAAACCTTTAGTTCTAGCTGTAACTGCTCTTACATCATTTGATAATGAAAATTTTAAAGCAATTTATAATGAAGATATAGAAACAAAAGCAAGACAATTTGCAAAAGATACTTTTGAAGCAGGAATGGATGGGGTTGTATGCTCAGCTTTTGAGAGTTTAGATATAAAAAATAACACTTCAAAAGATTTTATTACTTTATGTCCAGGAATTCGTCCTTTTGGAGAAGATAGTGGTGACCAAAAAAGAGTTGCTGATATTGCTTTTTCAAAAGAAAATTTAGTAGATTTTATAGTTGTTGGAAGACCTATTTACAAATCAAATAATCCAAAAAAAGTTGTAGAAGAGATATTAAAAAGCATTTAATATCCCTTTTTCACATTTTAAGTCATATTTAAGAGATATGTTATTATAATTCCCATCCTGATTTTATTAAAATAAATTCAGACAGCTGAAGAATGGACAGTTGGGTGAGTTGGCTGAAACCACCTCCCTGCTAAGGAGACGTACTGGCAACGGTACCGAGGGTTCAAATCCCTCACTGTCCGCCATCGTGGGTCATTAGCTCAGCTGGTTAGAGCACTCGGCTCATAACCGAGTGGTCGAAGGTTCGAGTCCTTCATGACCCACCACTTATTTAAAACATTCCCTTAAAAATCCATATATACTTATCAATTTAGCAAAACATTTACAATTTCTAAAACTAAAATTTATTAAATTCTTTTATAAGCAATCATAGTAAAATTAATAATTACTATTACTAAAGCTTTATTTCGCTATCATCAAACATTTATTTTAATTTTAGGAATTATTATGGAAAACATCATATTATCAATTATTACTTTAGGCGCACTTTTTTATCTATACAAAAAAATTTTCAAAAATAACGGTTGCAATTGCGGAAAAGGTTCTTGTAAATCAAATGAAAAATAGTGATATTATAATAGATATCTCAAATTTATCCTATTCATACAATTCTAAAAGGATTTATGAAAATCTAAACTTGCAAATAAAAGAAGGCACTATTTTTGGTCTTTTAGGAAAGAATGGTGTAGGAAAGTCTACTTTAATAAATATTTTAATGGGCTTTTTAAAACCAAACAGTGGAAAATGTTTGATTTTTGGAGAGCCATCTCATAACTTGAGTGCACAAATAAAAAAAGATATTGCTTTATTATATGAAGGATTTATAACTTATGATTTTATGAGCATAAAAGAGATAGAAAAATATTTTGCACCTTTTTATCCAAATTGGAAAAAACCTGTTTTTTATGAGTTAATAAATCTTATGAATTTAAATCATAATCAAAAACTCTCAACTTTATCTTTTGGGCAAAAATCACAAGTAATTTTAGGACTTTTATTTGCTCAAGATGCAAAACTACTAATTCTTGATGATTATTCGATGGGACTTGATGCAGGATACAGAAAGCTATTTATTGATTATTTAAAAGATTATGTAAAAGAAACAAATAAAACTGTACTTATCACTTCACATATTATGAGTGATTTAGTTGATTTGATTGATGACATCGCAATCATACAAAAAGATAAAGAGATTTATAAAAATAGTATGAAAAATTTTATAGAAAATTTTAGATGTTATAAATTAAACGAAAATGAACAAATAGATTTAAAAAATGTACATAGAGTTGAATCTCACAAAAATTACAAAAAAATTTATACATTTGAAAATTTTGATTCATTAGAAGAATTACAAGTTGATTTTGAAGACAAATTTTTGGGATATGTAGGGAAATACTAATGTTTCAATCAATTTTTATAAAAGAGTGGCTAAAAATAAAAAGCTTTTTATTATTCTCAATTCTAACTTCAATAATAATTTTAGGATATTTTGCATTTAGGTTAAACTTCGAGTTTTCAACGGTCGAACCTGAATCTATGATGTGGTATAGATTTGTTCAATTAGAACAAAAACCATATTTTGATTTAATATTTTATTATCTCATTTTTGGCTGTTTATTTGCTTTATTTCAGTTTTTGCCAGAACTTATTCAAAAAAGAGTAAAAGTAACTATTCATCTACCTTTAAATTTGGCTCAAATAGTTTTTTCTCATATTTTTATTGGTTTAGTATTTATCATATTTTATTATAGTTTTATCTCTTTATCTATTTTAGCAATTTGTGCACACTATTATCCAGAAGAAATTGTGCAAATAATATTTAAAGATACTTTAGCTTTTAGTCTTATTTCTATAATTTTTTATATTTTAGTTTCAGCTTTGATTTTAGAACAAAACAAAAAAATTTTATTTTTAAAAGCTTTAATTTCGGTTTTATTTTTATTCGTATTTGTAAAAGAACAATTTTTTATAAATGATTTTTTTATTCTATTTACTGTTTTAATCTTTTCACCATTTATTTTACTTGATAGTTTTTATAGCGTAAAACAACAAAGATTAAAAATATTTTATAAAGTTGGCTTTTTTATTATCTCTTTTATTCTTTTATCCTCATCTTTTTTAAATTATAAAGAGAATTATCAAAAAGAGTTTTATAAATACTACATTTTTTATTCAGATATTTTAGAAGAGTTTGTTTATCAAAAAAATTTTGGAGAACATAGATTTGAGTATGGGATAAAAGATGATAGAACTTTTTTACAAAAAGAGTATGAATCATATCTTCCTTTTGTTTATTGGAGAGATTTGGATATTCAGAAAAAACTTCCAGTTACTATAAATGAAAAAGTTTTTACTAAAGATGAAATCAAAGATTCGAAATTAGGATTTGATTACAACTATAAATTACTAAAAAAACAAGAGACTGAACTTTATCCACTTTTTAATCCTCAAACTAATGAAGGAATGATTAAATTTCCAGAAGAGTTTTTTGGTATTTTTAAAGATGGTGCAAAAATTTATGATTTTGACAATGACCATTTAAAGGAAGATTCTAAAGAGTTAAATAAAAAATTACAAGAAATAGATTTTTCATATCCTGTAAAAAATATTTGGGGTAAAACTACAAATATAAAACCTTTTGATTTAGGATATTTGATAATAGATAATAAAAATAGACTTTTCAATCTAAAAAAAGAGAATAACAATATACAAATAAAAGAGATTGAATATCCTAAAAATATAGATATTGTTTATATAAATATTGCAGAAAATAAACAACAAAATTTAAGCGGTTATGCAATAGATAAAAATAGCAATTTTTATCTTTTAACTTGGGATTTTGAGTTTATAAGACTTGATTTGAAAGAGTTTGATTATAAAAAAATGAGATTAAAATTTATTGCTGATCCAGTAAATTATCTCATTAGATACGATGATCAAAAAAACTATTATGCAGTTATTTACTCAAAAGATGATTATAAAAAAATAAAAGAAATTAACTTTAAAGATTAGAAGGAGAATATTTATGGGATTAAATGAAATAAAAAAAGGCTCTATTGTAAAAATCTCAAAACTTAATGCAAAAGGAGCACTATTATATAAATTACTTGATATGGGATTTGTAAATGGTGCTGTTGTAGAAGTAATAAGAGAAGCACCTTTATATGATCCAATGGAGTTAAAAATACATAATTACAATTTAACTTTGAGAAAAAGTGAAGCAAAATTAATAGAAGTGAATATGATATGAAGAATTTAAAAACAGTATTAGCAGGACAACCAAACTGTGGGAAATCTACAATTTTTAATCTTGTTAGTGGAATAGAACAACATATAGCAAATTACCCTGGTGTTACAGTAGATAAAAAAGTAGGTTTTTTTAAATACCAAGATTACAAAATACAAATGGTTGATTTACCAGGAACTTACTCTTTTAGCTCTTACTCACTAGAAGAAAGAGTTGCAAAAGAGTATATTATAAACGAAAAACCAGATATTATAATAAATGTTGTAGATGCATCAAATCTTAAAAGAAATTTGTACTTAACTTTTCAACTTTTAGAAATGGGATTACCAGTTATTGTTGTTTTAAATATGATGGATGTAGCTTCTAGAAGAGAAATAAAAATAGATAGCCAAAAAATCTCATCAATGCTTAATTGTCCAGTTGTAGAAGCAAGTGGAGCAAAAGGTATTGGTGGAGATGAAATAATGAAATCAGTTGTATCTTTATATGAAAATAAAACAAATTTTGAAGAGTTTAAAATAAATTATGAAGAGTTAGAAAGTTTTATTTTAGAAATAGAAGAACAAATCAAAGATTCAACTTCAAATTTATCAAAAAGATGGTTAGCAATAAAAGCTTTAGAAGGTGATGAAACTATCATAAAGTATCTAAACGATGAATTTCCAACTATTAAAGATACTTTAGAAAAACAAAACTCTTTATTTGAAACAAGATATGATAAAAATATTGTTACATTCCTTGCAACTTTCAGATATGACAGTGCAGAAATAATATATCAAAAAACTGTAAAACATGAAAATAAAAATCAAGAAACTTTGACAGATAAAGCTGATAAAATAGTTTTAAATAGATTTTTAGCATTACCGATTTTATTTACTTTAATGTTTTTAGTTTATGAAATATCTATTGTTATGGGTTATAAACTAACAGATTATACTTGGCCAATACTTGCAAGTTTCAAAAATCTAGTAATTGATTTTATGCCAGAAGCAAGTTTTACAGATGTTCCAATGATTACTGATTTTGCTATTTGGATGGTAAATAGTGCAAATGCCTTATTAAACTATATTCCAATATTTTTTATTTTATTTGCATTAATTGCTATTATGGAAGATGTTGGATATATGCCAAGAATGGCATTTATTCTTGATAGAGTATTTAGAAAATTTGGTCTTCACGGACAATCAACTCTTCCTTTAGTTCTTGGTGGTGCGATGGTTGGTGGATGTGCAGTTCCAGGAGTTATGTCAACAAAAGGAATTGCTGATGAAAGAGCTAGAATGGCTACAATTTTAACAGTTCCTTATATGAACTGTTTAGCAAAAGTTCCATTTTATACACTACTTC
Protein-coding regions in this window:
- the kdsA gene encoding 3-deoxy-8-phosphooctulonate synthase; this encodes MLKIMTGPCVLEDRDTVMKIAEKLKPLSEDKRVEFYFKASFDKANRTSLSSFRGPGLDEGLKIFEEIKKEFGYKVVTDIHESYQAAPAGEIIDILQIPAFLCRQTDLLVAAAKTPAKINIKKGQFLAADAMKHPVEKVLNTRGIDEVSYENSQKAGVWLCERGNTFGYGALVVDMRNLILLRQYAPVIFDATHSVQIPSTGGTTGGNSSFVPYMARAAASVGVDGFFFETHIDPKTAKSDGPNMLQIDDLYKTMNEIFAIKEALGYN
- the ribH gene encoding 6,7-dimethyl-8-ribityllumazine synthase — its product is MKVIEGVLRLKGNEKIAVINGRFNHIITDRLVEGARDAFKRHGGNEDNLDLILVPGAFEIPFALEKALSSGKYDAVCCVGAVIRGATPHFDYISAEATKGIATVGLKYGKPVSNGVLTTDTIEQAIERAGSKVGNKGAEAMVTIIEMLDLYNEMGK
- the nusB gene encoding transcription antitermination factor NusB — encoded protein: MATRTQARESVIGLLYAYDLGNDGITKFVDEILEEKKIRNNQKDFALNLFNGTIKNLSQIDENIVSNLNQGTLSDIGSVEKSILRLAIYEILFESLPKAIIINEAIELSKRLASDGAPKFINGLLDKIVKA
- the pyrF gene encoding orotidine-5'-phosphate decarboxylase, which gives rise to MKLCVSLDLETAKENLDLVKQLKDFDVWLKVGFRTYLRDGKKFLEELKAINPNFKIFLDLKLYDIPNTMADAAEDISKFGIIDMFNVHASAGIIAMKTVMERIKDIPNKPLVLAVTALTSFDNENFKAIYNEDIETKARQFAKDTFEAGMDGVVCSAFESLDIKNNTSKDFITLCPGIRPFGEDSGDQKRVADIAFSKENLVDFIVVGRPIYKSNNPKKVVEEILKSI
- a CDS encoding ABC transporter ATP-binding protein, with protein sequence MKNSDIIIDISNLSYSYNSKRIYENLNLQIKEGTIFGLLGKNGVGKSTLINILMGFLKPNSGKCLIFGEPSHNLSAQIKKDIALLYEGFITYDFMSIKEIEKYFAPFYPNWKKPVFYELINLMNLNHNQKLSTLSFGQKSQVILGLLFAQDAKLLILDDYSMGLDAGYRKLFIDYLKDYVKETNKTVLITSHIMSDLVDLIDDIAIIQKDKEIYKNSMKNFIENFRCYKLNENEQIDLKNVHRVESHKNYKKIYTFENFDSLEELQVDFEDKFLGYVGKY
- a CDS encoding DUF4857 domain-containing protein, whose product is MFQSIFIKEWLKIKSFLLFSILTSIIILGYFAFRLNFEFSTVEPESMMWYRFVQLEQKPYFDLIFYYLIFGCLFALFQFLPELIQKRVKVTIHLPLNLAQIVFSHIFIGLVFIIFYYSFISLSILAICAHYYPEEIVQIIFKDTLAFSLISIIFYILVSALILEQNKKILFLKALISVLFLFVFVKEQFFINDFFILFTVLIFSPFILLDSFYSVKQQRLKIFYKVGFFIISFILLSSSFLNYKENYQKEFYKYYIFYSDILEEFVYQKNFGEHRFEYGIKDDRTFLQKEYESYLPFVYWRDLDIQKKLPVTINEKVFTKDEIKDSKLGFDYNYKLLKKQETELYPLFNPQTNEGMIKFPEEFFGIFKDGAKIYDFDNDHLKEDSKELNKKLQEIDFSYPVKNIWGKTTNIKPFDLGYLIIDNKNRLFNLKKENNNIQIKEIEYPKNIDIVYINIAENKQQNLSGYAIDKNSNFYLLTWDFEFIRLDLKEFDYKKMRLKFIADPVNYLIRYDDQKNYYAVIYSKDDYKKIKEINFKD
- a CDS encoding FeoA family protein; protein product: MGLNEIKKGSIVKISKLNAKGALLYKLLDMGFVNGAVVEVIREAPLYDPMELKIHNYNLTLRKSEAKLIEVNMI
- the feoB gene encoding ferrous iron transport protein B, which translates into the protein MKNLKTVLAGQPNCGKSTIFNLVSGIEQHIANYPGVTVDKKVGFFKYQDYKIQMVDLPGTYSFSSYSLEERVAKEYIINEKPDIIINVVDASNLKRNLYLTFQLLEMGLPVIVVLNMMDVASRREIKIDSQKISSMLNCPVVEASGAKGIGGDEIMKSVVSLYENKTNFEEFKINYEELESFILEIEEQIKDSTSNLSKRWLAIKALEGDETIIKYLNDEFPTIKDTLEKQNSLFETRYDKNIVTFLATFRYDSAEIIYQKTVKHENKNQETLTDKADKIVLNRFLALPILFTLMFLVYEISIVMGYKLTDYTWPILASFKNLVIDFMPEASFTDVPMITDFAIWMVNSANALLNYIPIFFILFALIAIMEDVGYMPRMAFILDRVFRKFGLHGQSTLPLVLGGAMVGGCAVPGVMSTKGIADERARMATILTVPYMNCLAKVPFYTLLLAAFFRTDMAIMMFYISTITVFSALIVAKILTTTVLKNRETAPFVMELPPYHLPTLKGVVIRSSQRVWLYIKKVVTIVLAVAIVLFALLQFPGLSDESKVKFENMSNNALSEFDLQIKDSTYYEHINSKEKVSQLLNYYDNYRTKKMINSSDSVDESFIKQNELFYKFIRPIKDEEAKKVNNALKKLSNDRKNILREIKNEKVETSLLGMAGKSIEPLTKYAGFDWKINVAFLSSFAARESAVATLGSLYENNKADNQRAEEAMAQNSGYTPLHATAIIIFMLLTPPCIATMIVVKMQTNSFKWMLFAIFFPIGLGIISSAIIFTLGNMYSWSGFEAMTYYYIVVLLITLILGLYPNKSINWKGGLKNS